A region from the Armatimonadota bacterium genome encodes:
- a CDS encoding peptidoglycan bridge formation glycyltransferase FemA/FemB family protein — protein MPFNTPTCRLIDASEHDAWNAFVAADHSGDLLQSTAWGELKAASSWEPSVIAAFRESRIVGGMMLLRRALPLGKALFYAPRGPVLDWNDAAVVNAVVSTAREYAISRGGIVVKVDPPFEDESAAATLISTGFKPVGGCGGFGGTQPRCVMQLDLQRPLDDIIASFHQKWRYNIRLAAKKGVTIRMSQDRADLPTFYAVLRETARRDGFLVRSQAYFESMWDALVPRGWMRLFLGEAEGDTVCGALTYLFGDKAWYTYGASSNLHREKMPNYLMQWEMIRWAHEQGCRWYDFRGVSCTPDDPDDKTAGLNRFKSGFNPRFVRYIGEFDLPLSGPAYWAFTKALPKARAMMKRTRGRESAEAPE, from the coding sequence ATGCCCTTCAACACACCCACCTGCCGCCTGATCGACGCCTCCGAGCACGACGCCTGGAACGCCTTCGTCGCCGCCGATCACTCCGGCGACCTTCTCCAGTCAACCGCCTGGGGCGAACTCAAAGCCGCCAGCAGTTGGGAGCCCTCGGTCATCGCCGCGTTTCGCGAATCCCGCATCGTCGGTGGCATGATGCTGCTCCGCCGCGCCCTTCCGTTGGGCAAAGCGCTGTTCTATGCGCCCCGCGGGCCGGTGTTGGATTGGAACGATGCCGCCGTGGTGAACGCCGTCGTGTCGACCGCGCGCGAATATGCGATATCGCGCGGCGGCATCGTCGTGAAGGTGGACCCGCCGTTCGAGGACGAATCGGCGGCCGCGACGCTGATCTCCACGGGCTTCAAGCCGGTTGGTGGTTGCGGCGGGTTTGGAGGCACACAACCACGCTGCGTCATGCAGTTGGACCTCCAGCGACCGCTTGACGACATTATCGCTTCCTTCCACCAGAAATGGCGCTACAACATCCGCCTCGCGGCAAAGAAGGGTGTTACGATCCGGATGTCGCAGGATCGCGCCGACCTTCCCACGTTCTACGCCGTCCTCCGCGAAACGGCCAGGCGCGATGGTTTCCTGGTTCGCTCCCAGGCTTATTTCGAGTCGATGTGGGATGCGCTGGTCCCGCGCGGCTGGATGCGCCTGTTCCTGGGCGAGGCCGAAGGCGATACCGTCTGCGGCGCACTGACCTACCTCTTCGGCGACAAGGCCTGGTACACCTACGGCGCCAGCTCGAACCTGCACCGCGAGAAAATGCCCAACTACCTTATGCAGTGGGAGATGATCCGCTGGGCACACGAACAAGGCTGCCGGTGGTATGATTTCCGCGGCGTCTCGTGCACGCCGGACGATCCGGATGACAAGACGGCCGGCTTGAACCGCTTCAAGAGCGGTTTCAACCCGCGTTTCGTCCGGTATATCGGCGAGTTTGACCTCCCGCTCTCCGGACCGGCTTACTGGGCTTTCACGAAGGCTCTGCCAAAGGCGCGGGCCATGATGAAACGCACCCGCGGCCGCGAATCCGCGGAGGCCCCGGAATGA
- the alr gene encoding alanine racemase, producing the protein MSALPTAWVEVDTDAIRHNYREIKRFVGPDVDVMAVIKTNGCGHGLELVAEALRNEAGWFGVSTVEEGIRARSVAPNSRILVFHPCGPWNAAALVEHDLIATVDCETGASALAEAGRRAGRLPMAHLKIDTGMSRFGVRAGDFETMLRVIAVPGIAWDGVYTHLSIAAARGNGARLHLTAFDAALARLQEAGFQPPVVHALNSAGTLRFAEHRYRLVRCGTLIYGQYQPNVPHSLNLKPTWTLKARIVSLRELPAGTGVGYGAEGITRRPSRIATLPIGFADGPTLLPRSAFERERGVRALVKKALGRDRMMVQTEHGAAPVIGRVASQSMMLDVTDLPVVKLGDVVEVPSRRLVVGEHIPRVPITGGTG; encoded by the coding sequence ATGAGCGCCCTGCCTACCGCGTGGGTCGAGGTCGATACCGACGCGATCCGGCACAACTACCGCGAGATCAAGCGATTCGTGGGGCCGGACGTGGACGTCATGGCGGTCATCAAGACCAATGGCTGCGGTCACGGTCTGGAACTCGTCGCCGAAGCCCTCAGGAACGAGGCCGGCTGGTTCGGCGTGAGCACCGTGGAGGAAGGAATTCGGGCACGCTCCGTCGCTCCGAACAGTCGAATCCTGGTCTTTCACCCGTGCGGCCCGTGGAACGCAGCGGCCTTGGTTGAGCACGACCTCATCGCCACAGTGGACTGCGAGACCGGCGCGTCTGCACTTGCCGAGGCCGGCCGCCGGGCCGGCAGACTACCTATGGCGCACCTCAAGATTGACACGGGGATGAGCAGGTTCGGGGTCCGGGCCGGCGATTTCGAGACGATGCTTCGCGTGATCGCGGTTCCTGGAATCGCCTGGGACGGCGTCTATACGCATCTCTCCATCGCGGCCGCGCGAGGCAACGGGGCGCGCCTGCACCTGACGGCGTTCGATGCGGCTCTGGCACGCCTTCAGGAAGCGGGCTTTCAACCTCCGGTTGTCCACGCCCTCAACAGCGCGGGCACCCTGCGGTTCGCCGAACACCGATACAGGCTTGTCCGTTGCGGCACCCTTATCTATGGGCAGTATCAGCCCAACGTTCCCCATTCTCTGAACCTGAAGCCCACCTGGACTCTGAAGGCCAGAATCGTTTCCCTGCGTGAATTGCCGGCCGGTACGGGCGTCGGTTACGGCGCCGAGGGCATCACCAGGCGTCCCAGCCGCATCGCCACGCTGCCCATCGGATTCGCTGACGGCCCCACCCTGCTCCCGAGAAGTGCATTCGAGCGCGAAAGAGGCGTCCGCGCCTTGGTGAAGAAAGCCCTGGGGCGGGACCGGATGATGGTGCAGACCGAGCACGGCGCGGCCCCCGTAATAGGCCGGGTAGCTTCTCAATCCATGATGCTGGACGTCACCGATCTTCCCGTTGTCAAACTCGGCGACGTCGTTGAAGTACCGTCTCGGCGCCTCGTGGTCGGCGAGCACATCCCACGCGTCCCGATCACCGGAGGAACGGGCTGA
- a CDS encoding DUF1343 domain-containing protein, whose product MVTTGLDYLLNHPGEAPSGRIGLITNHSAVTGSLQSGVDALRQAGLNIVALYGPEHGVRGDAAAGAHVNSGADPRTGLPVFSLYGPTRKPSPEMLEGVDALIFDLQDVGARYYTFLYTMSYCMEAAGENGIPIVVLDRPNPLGGIEVEGNIVKPGCTSFVGMHPLANRHGLTTGELARYYRDALGVSCDLTVIKMQGWKRSMHWEETGLQWVMPSPNIPTLDTVRAYPGMCFIEGTTLSEGRGMTKPFEVVGAPYIDADALADALNGQNIPGVRWRALHFIPDSSKHKGVPCHGCQLHVVDREAFKPVATGVKLLSTLKSQYRADFQWLPPFTEGRPPFVDLLGGGPGLREDVDAGRAPDEIIAEWQPELAEYDSARRSVFLYDD is encoded by the coding sequence ATGGTGACCACCGGACTGGATTATCTCCTAAACCACCCCGGCGAAGCGCCTTCGGGCAGGATTGGCCTCATCACCAACCACAGTGCCGTTACCGGCTCGCTCCAATCCGGAGTGGATGCGTTGCGACAGGCGGGACTGAACATCGTCGCCCTGTATGGCCCTGAGCACGGGGTCCGCGGTGACGCCGCGGCCGGCGCCCATGTGAACAGCGGCGCCGACCCCCGCACCGGCCTTCCTGTTTTCAGCCTCTACGGGCCGACGCGCAAACCGTCTCCAGAGATGCTCGAGGGTGTCGATGCCCTGATCTTCGACCTGCAGGACGTTGGGGCGCGATATTACACGTTCCTCTATACGATGTCGTACTGCATGGAAGCGGCCGGCGAGAACGGGATCCCTATCGTCGTTCTGGACAGGCCGAATCCACTCGGCGGGATCGAGGTGGAAGGCAACATCGTAAAGCCTGGCTGTACCTCCTTCGTCGGGATGCACCCGCTGGCCAACCGGCACGGCCTGACCACGGGAGAGCTCGCCCGCTATTACCGCGACGCACTGGGTGTGAGTTGCGACCTCACGGTCATAAAGATGCAGGGCTGGAAGCGGAGCATGCACTGGGAAGAAACCGGCCTGCAGTGGGTGATGCCGTCCCCAAATATCCCCACCCTGGACACCGTACGCGCCTATCCCGGCATGTGCTTCATCGAGGGTACGACGCTGAGCGAAGGGCGCGGGATGACGAAGCCGTTCGAGGTCGTGGGAGCGCCGTACATTGACGCCGATGCGCTCGCGGACGCACTGAACGGGCAGAATATTCCCGGCGTGCGATGGCGCGCCCTCCACTTCATCCCCGACAGCAGCAAGCACAAGGGAGTGCCGTGTCACGGCTGCCAGCTGCACGTTGTGGACCGCGAGGCCTTCAAGCCCGTAGCTACCGGGGTCAAGCTTCTGAGCACCCTTAAGTCACAGTACCGTGCTGATTTCCAGTGGCTGCCTCCATTCACGGAAGGCCGCCCGCCGTTTGTCGATCTGCTGGGTGGAGGGCCCGGCCTTCGCGAAGATGTGGACGCCGGCAGGGCGCCGGACGAGATCATCGCGGAATGGCAGCCCGAACTCGCTGAGTACGACAGTGCCCGCCGCTCCGTCTTTTTATACGACGACTAG
- the ftsX gene encoding permease-like cell division protein FtsX has protein sequence MRLNSLGFLLSEAFAGLVRHRLMTLAAISTSAISFTVMGSFLALLFALNAMSSSMLSDLGVAVYMKPNTDRTDTLNTREAISEMPGVASVIIVTKEDAWSRIKRDLGSNVPLEGVKDNPLTDELHVRLVDVDHVAAVSQAAARLNGVDQSKIMSDVVRNVQATVKLLKQLGIAAACLLMIATLAVIANVIRLTVFARRREIHIMQMVGATNGFIRLPFLLEGIIYGVGGAAVAGAIVFHGGQSVLRLIHSTLPFLPINDSVVPANALAIALISSGALVGLLGSAASVRKFLLS, from the coding sequence ATGAGACTGAACAGCCTCGGTTTTCTGTTGAGCGAAGCGTTCGCCGGGCTGGTTCGCCACCGCCTGATGACGTTGGCCGCGATCAGCACCTCCGCCATCTCATTCACCGTAATGGGCTCATTCCTCGCTCTGCTATTTGCGCTGAACGCGATGTCGTCCTCGATGCTTTCCGATCTCGGCGTGGCGGTATACATGAAGCCGAATACTGATCGGACCGACACCCTCAACACGCGCGAAGCCATCAGCGAGATGCCCGGCGTGGCTTCCGTGATCATCGTCACAAAGGAAGACGCATGGTCGCGCATCAAACGGGACCTTGGCTCGAACGTGCCTCTCGAAGGCGTGAAGGACAATCCCCTTACCGACGAACTGCACGTTCGCCTCGTAGACGTAGACCACGTCGCCGCGGTCTCGCAGGCGGCGGCCAGGTTGAATGGCGTCGACCAGTCCAAGATCATGTCGGATGTGGTCCGTAACGTGCAGGCGACGGTCAAACTGCTGAAGCAATTGGGCATCGCCGCGGCATGTCTTCTGATGATCGCCACTCTGGCCGTGATCGCCAACGTGATCCGCCTTACAGTGTTCGCTCGCCGCCGTGAAATCCACATCATGCAGATGGTCGGCGCAACCAACGGGTTCATCCGACTGCCGTTCCTGTTGGAAGGCATCATCTACGGCGTGGGGGGAGCAGCGGTGGCCGGAGCTATTGTCTTCCACGGCGGACAGAGCGTTCTCCGCCTGATCCACAGCACGCTGCCGTTCCTTCCGATAAACGATTCCGTGGTCCCGGCGAACGCGCTGGCGATTGCGCTGATTTCCAGCGGTGCCCTTGTCGGTCTCCTCGGCAGCGCGGCGAGCGTGCGCAAATTCCTGCTCTCCTAG
- a CDS encoding peptidoglycan DD-metalloendopeptidase family protein, whose translation MKRLLLLLLCMVLTIGTVGFAKPGRNDARKAKRRALAARLHSIKAKKIAVKQQLHAAQVRKRTWVEQLMDTQQQLGETKDRIDTASSRLRATGRDLRRSKRSLDRVRARLKERNRLLTQRLIATQRYGTVSYAAVFFHSTDYWDFLSRRRLMTKLVQYDVRLVRGIREDETAVLQIRTHLLAKQAEQKELVAYLDQQRVLREGLREAQADQVHEASKDVARYEQMLEELDRNSSEIASFLQRLQATPAGRARMAIPYRGGLMMPVRGRITSGFGMRYHPILHRYKLHTGVDFGVGIGTPIHAAGNGVVVHAGWWGAYGNAVIIDHGGGVTTLYGHMSAVKCHTGEVVLRGRVIGLVGSTGWSTGPHCHFEVRRNGVPVNPLGG comes from the coding sequence ATGAAGCGCCTTCTCCTACTGCTCTTATGCATGGTGCTGACGATCGGGACGGTCGGGTTCGCAAAGCCGGGGCGCAACGACGCTCGCAAAGCGAAGCGGCGGGCCCTGGCGGCGAGATTGCATTCCATCAAGGCAAAGAAGATCGCCGTGAAACAACAGCTGCACGCAGCGCAGGTCCGCAAGCGCACCTGGGTAGAGCAGTTGATGGACACCCAGCAGCAGTTGGGTGAAACTAAGGATCGCATCGACACCGCGTCGTCGCGGCTGAGGGCAACCGGACGGGATCTGCGCCGGTCCAAACGCAGCCTCGACCGCGTGCGGGCGCGCCTCAAGGAGCGCAACAGACTCCTCACGCAGCGCCTCATTGCCACCCAGCGCTACGGCACCGTGAGTTACGCCGCCGTGTTCTTCCACTCCACGGACTACTGGGACTTCCTTTCGCGCCGGCGCCTGATGACCAAACTCGTCCAGTATGATGTCCGCCTGGTAAGGGGGATCCGGGAGGACGAGACTGCCGTGCTGCAGATCCGCACCCATCTGCTGGCCAAGCAGGCGGAGCAAAAGGAACTGGTAGCCTACCTCGACCAGCAGCGCGTCCTTCGCGAAGGGTTACGCGAGGCACAGGCAGACCAGGTTCACGAGGCCTCGAAGGATGTTGCCCGTTACGAACAGATGCTGGAAGAACTGGACAGGAACAGCAGCGAAATCGCATCGTTCCTCCAGCGCCTCCAGGCGACTCCCGCGGGGCGCGCGCGCATGGCTATACCGTACCGCGGCGGGCTCATGATGCCGGTCCGTGGGCGCATCACCTCCGGTTTCGGCATGCGGTATCACCCTATCCTTCACCGCTACAAACTGCATACCGGCGTCGATTTCGGCGTGGGAATCGGAACGCCCATCCACGCGGCCGGCAACGGCGTAGTGGTACACGCCGGCTGGTGGGGCGCCTACGGCAACGCGGTCATCATCGATCACGGCGGCGGCGTAACGACGCTTTATGGGCACATGAGCGCCGTGAAATGCCATACCGGCGAGGTGGTGCTTCGCGGCCGCGTCATCGGCCTCGTGGGCAGCACCGGCTGGAGCACCGGCCCGCACTGTCACTTCGAAGTCCGCCGCAACGGCGTGCCTGTGAACCCGTTGGGAGGCTGA
- a CDS encoding glycoside hydrolase family 130 protein, with protein MSESMHNTIIGEALPNIPWEDRPVGSNEVCWRYSRNPVIPRNLLADSNSIFNSAVVPYNGEFAGVFRCDNTAREMRIHAGRSHDGINWDIEPDPIPFQSSDPEIGVVEYAYDPRVCWIEDRYWVTWCNGYHGPTIGVAWTNDFHTFHKVENALLPFNRNGVLFPRRINGKYVMLSRPSDNGHTPFGDIFLSQSPDMEHWGGHRFVMATTGKYPWQSTKIGAGPIPIETTEGWLMIYHGVLTSCNGFVYSFGAALLDLDEPWKVIHRTAPYIFSPQAPYELAGDVPNVTFPCAALTDAPTGRIAIYYGAADTVTGLAFCQVDELIGFIRANRMG; from the coding sequence ATGTCTGAATCAATGCATAACACCATCATCGGTGAAGCGCTGCCGAATATCCCGTGGGAGGACCGGCCGGTCGGTTCGAACGAGGTCTGTTGGCGGTACAGCCGCAACCCCGTTATTCCACGCAATCTGCTGGCGGACAGCAACAGCATCTTCAACAGCGCAGTGGTTCCGTACAACGGCGAGTTCGCCGGCGTGTTCCGCTGCGACAACACTGCCCGCGAGATGCGCATCCACGCGGGCCGCAGTCACGACGGCATCAACTGGGACATCGAGCCGGACCCCATCCCGTTCCAGTCCTCAGACCCCGAAATCGGCGTTGTGGAATATGCCTACGACCCGCGGGTATGCTGGATCGAGGACAGGTACTGGGTCACCTGGTGCAACGGATACCACGGCCCCACCATCGGGGTCGCGTGGACCAACGACTTCCATACGTTCCACAAAGTGGAGAACGCCCTGCTGCCCTTCAACCGCAACGGCGTGCTTTTCCCCCGACGCATTAACGGGAAGTACGTGATGCTGAGCCGGCCCAGCGACAACGGGCACACCCCTTTCGGCGACATCTTCCTCAGCCAAAGCCCCGACATGGAGCACTGGGGCGGGCACCGTTTCGTGATGGCAACGACCGGAAAATACCCCTGGCAGAGTACCAAGATCGGCGCCGGCCCCATCCCCATCGAAACGACCGAAGGCTGGCTGATGATCTACCACGGCGTGCTCACGTCGTGCAACGGCTTCGTGTATTCGTTCGGCGCGGCGCTGTTGGACCTGGATGAGCCATGGAAGGTGATACACCGCACCGCGCCATACATCTTTTCGCCGCAAGCGCCGTACGAGCTTGCAGGCGACGTCCCCAACGTCACGTTCCCCTGCGCCGCGCTGACCGACGCGCCGACGGGACGCATCGCCATCTACTACGGCGCCGCGGACACCGTCACCGGCCTCGCCTTCTGCCAGGTGGACGAACTGATAGGGTTCATCCGGGCGAACCGCATGGGCTGA